The following proteins are encoded in a genomic region of Sebastes fasciatus isolate fSebFas1 chromosome 12, fSebFas1.pri, whole genome shotgun sequence:
- the dcstamp gene encoding dendritic cell-specific transmembrane protein — ELAVAGGIAGCVGTLLTVALFLSKRVRCVGTLFVISIFMKKSRNLLLTAGTSLVVLRNIRNTLENITGLVRSMICNLRAKKAAIIAPFSNYVKMLKWLGNMLKGVTDLGVVNLDSQLKITPRLESEKFKGRLGEAEQQLNDTVKYVQSLMNAVSSVTDKMFPAISFLVLMLFIALHIKRYCNDMKYQNRFTSGKFVRFDEKQKAEGKPHVLPLTPKEEKLYTAVPSARPTTKEGRAMLKFGVPVVSHFVAWVIFITVDALLYCFVDIVTTKLSELEPFHVPLLMSITGIATLIGIPFGEENHQQDFSYSVTLFEKKCLPKPKLLLSNSVVPLAAILLTLLIMALMAAKAAQLRLMVCEQFFSTAAEERVEYLHAKILRKRLKKRKVKDNCSLRSLYLKPHFWCPLLFRTKEDPKSIV; from the exons GAGCTGGCGGTGGCTGGAGGGATCGCTGGCTGCGTTGGGACACTACTGACAGTTGCCCTCTTCCTATCAAAGAGAGTAAGGTGTGTAGGGACTCTGTTCGTGATCTCTATTTTCATGAAGAAGAGTCGGAACCTGCTCCTGACCGCCGGGACCAGTTTAGTGGTTCTCCGAAATATCCGCAACACCCTGGAGAACATCACAGGCCTGGTCCGGAGTATGATTTGCAACCTGAGGGCCAAGAAAGCAGCCATCATTGCTCCGTTCAGTAACTATGTCAAGATGTTGAAGTGGCTGGGAAACATGCTCAAGGGGGTTACAGACTTAGGGGTGGTGAACCTCGACTCCCAACTCAAGATTACACCCAGACTGGAGTCAGAAAAATTCAAGGGGAGACTCGGCGAAGCGGAGCAGCAGCTGAACGACACTGTGAAGTATGTCCAGTCCCTCATGAACGCGGTCTCCTCTGTGACCGATAAGATGTTTCCCGCCATCAGCTTCCTCGTGCTCATGCTGTTTATAGCGCTGCACATAAAAAGATACTGCAACGACATGAAATACCAAAACAGGTTCACGAGCGGCAAGTTTGTTCGATTTGACGAGAAGCAGAAGGCGGAAGGAAAGCCCCACGTCCTCCCCCTCACGCCGAAGGAGGAGAAGCTGTACACCGCCGTCCCATCGGCCCGTCCCACCACCAAAGAGGGGAGAGCTATGCTGAAATTTGGCGTTCCAGTCGTCTCCCATTTTGTAGCTTGGGTCATATTTATAACTGTGGATGCCTTATTGTACTGCTTTGTCGATATTGTGACAACAAAGTTATCAGAGCTGGAACCGTTCCATGTCCCGTTGTTAATGAGCATCACA GGGATCGCAACTTTAATAGGCATACCGTTTGGTGAGGAGAACCATCAACAAGACTTTTCCTACTCTGTGACCCTGTTTGAGAAGAAATGTCTTCCTAAGCCCAAGCTGCTGCTCTCTAACTCTGTAGTTCCTCTGGCTGCCATCCTGCTCACCTTGCTCATTATGGCTCTCATGGCTGCCAAAGCAGCCCAGCTCAGGCTGATGGTCTGCGAGCAATTCTTCTCCACCGCTGCAGAGGAGAGAGTGGAGTACCTGCACGCCAAAATCCTGAGGAAGAGACTCAAAAAGAGGAAGGTGAAAGACAACTGCAGCCTCAGATCACTCTATTTAAAG CCACATTTCTGGTGCCCGCTGCTCTTCAGGACTAAAGAGGATCCAAAAAGCATCGTGTGA